Proteins from a single region of Pseudomonadota bacterium:
- a CDS encoding J domain-containing protein produces MRDPYSVLGLTKQADSGAIKSAYRRLAKAHHPDSNPDDPKAKERFSEISAAYDILGDADKRKQFDRGEIDADGNPTMTGFNPFGGARAGRAQGGPNAAFDDLFAQFHAGQGGGGFRPSGFGGSGGGGGAEDIFNSIFGAGGPQPGMNGRGGPRQAGGQTRKPSRGADVQATVTVTLDDILKGDKVTVSLPGAGAVKVALPKGVTHGQVIRLKGKGSPSNAPGGQPGDARITVRVAPHANFRAEGTNLLMDLPVTLDEAVLGARISVETLDGTVALSLPEGTQSGRVMRLKGRGLPDSGGGRGDVLIKVMIKLPDDGDEALQTLMRRWRSTGRYSVR; encoded by the coding sequence ATGCGTGATCCCTATTCGGTGCTCGGTCTTACCAAACAGGCCGACAGCGGCGCCATCAAATCGGCCTATCGGCGGCTTGCCAAAGCCCACCATCCTGATTCCAACCCCGATGACCCTAAGGCGAAGGAACGTTTTTCTGAGATTAGCGCGGCCTACGATATTCTTGGTGATGCCGACAAACGCAAGCAGTTCGACCGTGGCGAGATCGATGCTGACGGCAACCCGACGATGACCGGGTTCAACCCGTTCGGCGGCGCGCGCGCAGGCCGGGCCCAAGGCGGGCCGAACGCCGCATTCGACGATCTGTTTGCGCAGTTTCACGCTGGACAAGGAGGCGGCGGGTTTCGGCCTTCGGGGTTCGGCGGTAGCGGCGGCGGTGGTGGCGCCGAGGATATCTTCAATTCAATCTTCGGCGCTGGTGGGCCGCAGCCGGGAATGAACGGACGCGGTGGCCCAAGACAAGCCGGCGGACAAACACGCAAGCCGAGCCGCGGGGCGGATGTTCAGGCAACCGTTACCGTAACGCTTGACGACATTCTGAAAGGCGACAAAGTCACCGTCAGCCTTCCCGGCGCAGGTGCCGTCAAGGTCGCGCTTCCCAAGGGCGTTACCCATGGTCAGGTAATCCGTCTCAAAGGAAAGGGTTCGCCTTCGAACGCACCAGGCGGCCAACCTGGCGACGCGCGCATCACCGTTCGCGTTGCACCCCATGCCAACTTCAGGGCTGAGGGCACGAACCTCCTGATGGATTTGCCTGTAACGCTTGATGAAGCCGTTCTTGGTGCTCGTATTTCGGTGGAGACACTTGATGGAACGGTTGCATTGAGCCTGCCCGAGGGCACGCAGTCTGGTCGGGTGATGCGACTTAAAGGTCGCGGACTGCCGGACAGTGGTGGCGGGCGTGGGGACGTGTTGATCAAGGTGATGATCAAACTACCCGATGACGGTGATGAGGCTCTGCAGACGCTGATGCGACGGTGGCGCAGCACCGGTCGCTACTCCGTCCGATAG
- a CDS encoding histone deacetylase family protein, with product MHQTLYLSHPSYLDHATPTGHPERPDRLRAIDRVLEEECFMALDRDTAPWGTLEQIALAHPTRYATAIRDACPDEGLVRIDADTTVSPGTWEAALRAVGAACQAVDEVMTRKVKNAFSASRPPGHHAEYATSMGFCFFNNAVIAARHAQKHHGAERVAIVDFDVHHGNGTQDIVWNDPTIMYASAHQAPLFPGTGAKTETGEHDTVVNAPLASGDGRAEFASAFGEVLLPKLEAFGPDLVVISAGFDMHTRDPLANIHLDETDFAWITEQLMGLAERKAGSRVVSLLEGGYDLHGLSRSVAAHVRTLMQA from the coding sequence ATGCACCAAACGCTTTATCTTTCGCATCCGAGCTATCTCGACCATGCGACGCCGACCGGCCACCCCGAGCGGCCTGACCGACTGCGCGCGATCGATCGGGTGCTGGAGGAAGAGTGCTTCATGGCGCTCGACCGCGATACCGCGCCTTGGGGAACCCTGGAGCAAATCGCTCTGGCCCACCCAACGCGCTACGCCACAGCCATTCGAGATGCATGCCCCGATGAGGGCTTGGTTCGCATCGACGCGGACACGACAGTGTCACCGGGAACATGGGAAGCGGCGCTTCGCGCCGTCGGTGCAGCCTGCCAGGCGGTCGACGAGGTGATGACGCGCAAGGTGAAAAACGCATTCTCCGCGTCGCGACCACCGGGCCACCACGCCGAGTATGCCACATCGATGGGCTTTTGTTTTTTCAACAACGCTGTCATCGCAGCCCGCCATGCACAAAAGCACCATGGCGCCGAGCGCGTCGCAATCGTCGATTTCGACGTGCACCATGGCAACGGTACGCAGGATATCGTCTGGAACGATCCGACAATCATGTACGCCTCCGCACACCAGGCACCGCTTTTTCCAGGGACCGGCGCCAAGACCGAAACCGGCGAGCACGATACCGTGGTCAATGCGCCGCTCGCGTCCGGCGATGGTCGGGCCGAATTCGCTTCGGCATTCGGTGAGGTTCTCTTACCGAAGCTTGAGGCCTTCGGTCCCGATCTGGTGGTGATCTCGGCGGGCTTTGACATGCACACCCGCGACCCACTCGCGAATATCCATCTCGATGAGACCGACTTTGCGTGGATCACCGAGCAGCTGATGGGCTTGGCCGAGCGAAAAGCGGGCTCCCGCGTGGTTTCGCTGCTGGAGGGCGGTTACGATCTGCATGGGCTGTCCCGCTCGGTGGCGGCCCATGTACGCACGCTTATGCAAGCCTAG
- a CDS encoding exodeoxyribonuclease VII small subunit: protein MSDAKPADVTSLTFEAAMAELERIVEQLERGEVPLEDSIAIYERGEALKGRCDALLKAAEERVEKIRVDAGGSAVDTEPLDP, encoded by the coding sequence ATGAGCGACGCAAAACCTGCCGATGTCACCAGCCTGACCTTCGAAGCGGCGATGGCAGAGCTTGAGCGAATTGTGGAACAGCTTGAGCGGGGCGAAGTCCCGCTGGAAGATTCCATCGCGATCTATGAGCGCGGAGAAGCGCTCAAGGGCCGGTGTGACGCGCTGCTTAAGGCAGCCGAGGAGCGGGTTGAAAAGATCCGCGTCGACGCTGGAGGGAGCGCGGTGGATACAGAACCGCTCGACCCCTAG
- a CDS encoding DUF3592 domain-containing protein, whose translation MLAAFCIVCGLVLLASWAYIVRVWFLSMRWDFALGTVRGSLIEPARSDDALRQVQGFKPVIRYAYDIDGQTYVSSRFSATKEPFFSEESDARAFIERFPHGAKLRVRVNPNNARQTVLERRLTFIDALPAYLAIGCIALGLLLV comes from the coding sequence ATGCTGGCGGCGTTTTGCATTGTCTGCGGTTTGGTCCTCCTGGCTAGCTGGGCCTACATCGTGCGCGTCTGGTTCCTAAGCATGCGATGGGACTTTGCCCTGGGCACGGTTCGGGGAAGCCTCATCGAACCGGCGCGAAGCGATGATGCTCTTCGGCAGGTTCAAGGTTTCAAACCGGTCATCCGCTACGCGTATGATATCGATGGCCAAACCTACGTCTCATCACGCTTTTCGGCGACGAAAGAGCCCTTCTTCAGCGAAGAATCGGACGCGCGAGCGTTCATCGAACGATTCCCACATGGCGCGAAGCTCCGCGTCCGCGTCAATCCGAACAACGCCCGGCAAACGGTGCTTGAACGCCGGCTGACATTCATTGACGCGCTTCCGGCCTACCTTGCGATCGGCTGCATCGCGCTCGGTCTCTTGCTGGTTTGA
- a CDS encoding pirin family protein, translating into MSWLTDADPVAGDPTSCDAVETIIVPRARDLGGFEVRRALPSGKRQMVGPFIFFDQMGPAEFLVGGGIDVRPHPHIGLATVTYLFDGEISHKDSLGSDLVIKPGELNLMTAGQGIVHSERATENTRAFGGKMFGIQSWIALPENVEESEPAFLHYGADQLPMINDHGLSVRVIAGELAGVKAPTETTWPTLYADAVLAAGARLPLDTTYEDRAIYTLKGTVQIAGDSFEPGQLLVFKPGDPVHITATTDARFMVVGGAPMDSKRYIWWNFVSSSKERIEQAKEDWKQGRFDTVPGDAEEFIPLPN; encoded by the coding sequence ATGAGCTGGTTGACCGACGCGGACCCCGTAGCGGGTGATCCGACTTCATGCGACGCCGTTGAAACGATCATTGTGCCACGCGCGCGCGACCTTGGCGGATTTGAGGTTCGCCGGGCCCTTCCGTCTGGCAAACGCCAAATGGTTGGCCCCTTCATCTTCTTCGACCAGATGGGTCCGGCGGAGTTTCTCGTTGGTGGCGGGATCGACGTTCGGCCCCATCCCCATATTGGTCTGGCGACGGTGACGTATCTGTTCGACGGCGAGATCAGCCATAAGGATTCGCTGGGATCCGATCTGGTGATCAAGCCGGGCGAGTTGAACCTCATGACCGCCGGACAGGGTATTGTGCACTCTGAGCGTGCGACCGAAAACACCCGCGCCTTCGGTGGCAAGATGTTCGGTATCCAAAGCTGGATCGCCCTTCCTGAGAACGTCGAAGAGAGCGAGCCCGCCTTTCTTCACTATGGCGCTGACCAACTGCCGATGATCAACGATCATGGCTTGTCCGTGCGTGTGATCGCAGGCGAACTTGCCGGGGTGAAAGCTCCCACGGAAACGACCTGGCCCACCCTTTACGCCGACGCCGTCCTCGCGGCGGGTGCGCGGCTTCCGTTGGACACCACCTATGAGGATCGCGCGATCTACACCCTGAAGGGCACCGTCCAGATTGCGGGCGATTCGTTCGAGCCGGGGCAGTTGCTGGTTTTCAAGCCGGGCGACCCGGTCCACATCACCGCAACCACCGACGCCCGTTTCATGGTGGTCGGCGGTGCGCCGATGGATTCGAAGCGGTACATCTGGTGGAACTTTGTCTCGTCGTCCAAAGAGCGAATCGAGCAGGCCAAGGAAGACTGGAAACAGGGCCGCTTCGACACGGTTCCCGGCGACGCGGAGGAGTTTATCCCGCTGCCCAATTAG
- the dxs gene encoding 1-deoxy-D-xylulose-5-phosphate synthase, which produces MERPQTPLLDTVSSPEDLRGKSHEELQAIAEEVRAEMVSAVSVTGGHLGAGLGVVELSVAIHAVFDTPADRLIWDVGHQCYPHKILTGRRDRIRTIRQGGGLSGFTKRAESDFDPFGAAHSSTSISAGLGMAVARDQLGKTNNVVAVIGDGAMSAGMAYEAMNNAGAMDARLIVILNDNDMSIAPPTGAMSAYLARLVSGNTYRSVREGLKRVAKKFPPYWHKKAAQAEEFTRSFFTGGTMFEELGFYYVGPIDGHNISHLIPVLENVRDAETGPILVHVRTQKGKGYAPAEASADKYHGVSKFNVITGEQAKSKPNAPSYTRVFGQGLIREAQEDERIVGVTAAMPGGTGIDLFGQAFPTRTFDVGIAEQHAVTFSAGMAADGLRPFCAIYSTFLQRGYDQVVHDVAIQGLPVRFPIDRAGLVGADGPTHAGSFDIAYLGCLPGFTIMAAGDEAELMHMVRTAAAYDEGPVAFRYPRGEGVGLDLPERGELLEIGKGRIVKEGSTVAILSLGSRLKDALKAAERLESDGLSTTVADARFAKPLDTDLVTRLAREHEVLITVEEGSVGGFGSFVLHTLNDAALLDGRLKLATLTLPDRFIDQDSPAKMVAEAGLDADGIVGAVFRLLGRDEVPPSVVAPAIA; this is translated from the coding sequence ATTGAACGCCCCCAGACCCCCCTGCTTGATACAGTTTCGAGCCCGGAGGATTTAAGGGGTAAGTCCCATGAAGAGCTCCAGGCAATCGCCGAAGAGGTGCGCGCCGAGATGGTGTCTGCCGTCTCGGTAACAGGCGGACATTTGGGGGCGGGTCTCGGCGTGGTCGAGCTATCGGTCGCCATCCATGCGGTCTTCGACACCCCTGCGGATCGGCTGATCTGGGATGTCGGCCACCAATGTTATCCGCATAAGATACTCACCGGTCGTCGGGATCGCATCCGCACCATCCGTCAGGGTGGGGGCCTTTCGGGTTTCACCAAACGCGCGGAAAGCGATTTTGACCCGTTCGGTGCGGCCCATTCCTCAACGTCGATTTCAGCCGGCCTTGGGATGGCCGTGGCGCGCGATCAGTTGGGTAAGACCAACAATGTCGTCGCTGTGATCGGCGATGGCGCGATGTCGGCCGGTATGGCTTATGAGGCCATGAACAATGCCGGGGCGATGGACGCACGGCTTATCGTCATCCTTAACGACAATGACATGTCTATCGCGCCGCCCACCGGCGCGATGAGCGCGTATCTGGCTCGGCTTGTATCGGGCAACACCTACCGCTCGGTGCGTGAAGGCTTGAAGCGTGTCGCCAAGAAGTTCCCGCCCTACTGGCACAAGAAGGCGGCGCAAGCGGAGGAATTCACCCGCTCGTTCTTCACCGGCGGCACCATGTTCGAGGAGCTGGGCTTCTACTATGTCGGGCCGATCGATGGGCACAATATCTCCCATCTCATCCCGGTTCTGGAGAACGTCCGCGATGCCGAGACCGGGCCGATCCTCGTCCATGTCCGCACGCAGAAGGGCAAAGGCTACGCGCCCGCTGAGGCCTCAGCCGACAAGTATCACGGCGTCTCGAAATTCAACGTCATCACGGGCGAGCAGGCCAAGTCCAAGCCGAACGCGCCCAGCTACACGCGCGTTTTCGGCCAGGGTCTTATTCGCGAAGCGCAAGAAGATGAGCGCATCGTCGGGGTGACGGCAGCCATGCCTGGCGGCACTGGCATCGACCTGTTCGGACAGGCGTTTCCGACCCGCACCTTCGATGTAGGCATCGCCGAGCAGCACGCCGTGACGTTCTCAGCGGGGATGGCCGCCGACGGATTGCGTCCATTCTGCGCGATTTATTCGACGTTCCTGCAACGTGGCTATGATCAGGTCGTCCATGATGTGGCCATCCAGGGCTTGCCGGTGCGCTTCCCAATAGACCGCGCCGGTCTTGTCGGCGCTGACGGGCCGACGCATGCCGGCTCGTTTGATATCGCCTATCTGGGCTGCTTGCCCGGCTTCACCATCATGGCCGCAGGCGACGAAGCGGAACTGATGCATATGGTGCGCACCGCCGCCGCTTACGACGAAGGCCCCGTCGCCTTCCGCTACCCGCGTGGCGAAGGCGTTGGGCTCGACCTGCCCGAACGAGGCGAATTGCTTGAGATCGGCAAAGGGCGCATCGTCAAGGAAGGCTCGACGGTCGCGATCCTTTCGCTTGGCTCGCGTTTGAAGGATGCGCTTAAAGCGGCGGAACGCCTTGAAAGCGATGGCCTGTCGACGACCGTCGCCGACGCACGATTTGCCAAACCACTTGATACCGATCTGGTCACTCGCCTCGCCCGCGAGCACGAGGTCCTGATTACCGTTGAGGAAGGATCGGTCGGAGGCTTCGGCTCATTCGTTCTGCACACGCTTAACGACGCGGCTCTGCTTGATGGTCGCTTGAAGTTGGCGACGCTCACACTGCCCGACCGCTTCATCGATCAGGATTCGCCCGCAAAAATGGTGGCGGAAGCGGGTCTTGATGCGGACGGAATTGTCGGCGCGGTGTTCCGGCTTCTGGGCCGCGACGAGGTTCCCCCATCAGTCGTGGCGCCAGCCATCGCCTAG
- a CDS encoding MFS transporter, with translation MRALAPFTALLISTALLVAGYALQNALIPLRGEAEAFGSFWVGGMGSGFFIGFAIGCWFAPSLVTRAGHIRAFAALVGLMSGTIILHPLAIEPAFWVFLRMVTGFSIAALYIIIESWLNERTDNANRGAVMSFYVVMNFAMMAVGQMLLTLYPLESFALFTLASVLISFAALPLALSRATQPAPLYDVRLNLRRLVDNSPVGVLAIFGTGLSTGAFWAFGGVFATRAGLDSDGAALFLTVTIVGAALLQWPLGRLSDTMDRRYVLLGVGAAAIIICLIVFIMRPETPSFIFLAGLAFGAVIFPAYALAVAHAFDHADADQHVMVSSGLLLAFAIGSAVGPILASVTIEWVGTHGLFAYVAVIQSLVAAFVVLRLSTRSAVAAADKEDFTLYGTSPLGAVLVDSELEDQDIELYEPVPIEFDYEEPPDEPAPRHDHPQATP, from the coding sequence ATGCGCGCTCTTGCCCCTTTTACGGCCCTCCTGATCTCTACAGCGCTGCTCGTTGCGGGGTATGCCCTCCAAAACGCGCTTATCCCTCTGCGCGGTGAAGCAGAAGCCTTCGGTTCCTTCTGGGTCGGGGGCATGGGATCGGGTTTTTTCATCGGTTTCGCCATCGGCTGCTGGTTTGCGCCATCGCTGGTTACACGCGCTGGGCATATACGTGCCTTCGCAGCACTCGTCGGCCTGATGTCGGGCACCATCATCTTGCATCCGCTGGCAATCGAGCCGGCCTTCTGGGTCTTCCTGCGTATGGTCACCGGCTTCTCGATCGCCGCGCTCTACATCATAATCGAAAGCTGGCTCAACGAGCGCACCGACAATGCCAACCGGGGCGCCGTCATGTCGTTCTACGTTGTCATGAACTTTGCGATGATGGCGGTTGGGCAGATGCTGCTGACGCTCTACCCGCTTGAAAGCTTCGCACTTTTCACCTTGGCATCGGTGCTGATCTCCTTTGCCGCGCTGCCCCTCGCCCTGAGCCGTGCGACGCAACCCGCGCCGCTGTACGATGTGCGGCTGAACCTACGCCGACTGGTCGACAATTCTCCCGTTGGTGTTCTCGCCATCTTTGGAACTGGGCTTTCCACCGGTGCTTTCTGGGCATTTGGCGGCGTTTTCGCGACGCGTGCCGGCCTCGATAGCGACGGGGCGGCGCTGTTTCTCACAGTCACCATCGTAGGTGCCGCATTGCTTCAGTGGCCGCTGGGCCGATTGTCCGACACGATGGATCGGCGCTATGTTCTGCTTGGTGTTGGCGCAGCGGCGATCATCATCTGCCTGATCGTCTTCATCATGCGGCCGGAAACCCCAAGCTTTATCTTCCTCGCCGGCCTTGCTTTTGGTGCGGTGATCTTCCCCGCATACGCGCTGGCCGTCGCGCACGCCTTCGATCATGCCGATGCAGATCAGCACGTCATGGTGTCTTCAGGGCTGTTGCTGGCCTTCGCCATTGGGTCCGCAGTGGGGCCGATCCTCGCATCGGTCACCATCGAATGGGTCGGAACGCATGGGCTGTTCGCATACGTTGCGGTGATCCAGTCGCTGGTTGCCGCCTTTGTTGTTTTGCGCCTTTCGACGCGCAGCGCGGTTGCGGCGGCCGACAAGGAGGATTTCACGCTCTACGGAACGTCACCACTGGGTGCCGTCCTCGTCGATTCCGAACTCGAAGATCAGGATATCGAGCTTTACGAGCCCGTTCCCATCGAGTTTGACTATGAAGAACCGCCAGACGAGCCCGCGCCGCGACACGATCACCCACAAGCAACACCTTGA
- a CDS encoding copper chaperone PCu(A)C, whose product MMITLQKTVLAAGTALSLIAVPSAAFAWCSGGYAQTTIAEQLEEAVSTHGADTISVGDLHLFNRHALETPPNARSAGGFLSIHNYSSEPNRLVSASSPVSERVELHTMTMEDDIMRMRELEDGIELPGETQVDLERGGLHIMFIGLEDPFVEGDEIPVTLTFASGESREIMLPVRARTMDHGSMDHGNGHGHDHGNHN is encoded by the coding sequence ATGATGATCACTCTACAAAAAACCGTTCTGGCCGCCGGTACAGCCCTTTCACTGATCGCTGTACCCTCCGCCGCATTCGCCTGGTGTTCCGGCGGTTATGCGCAAACGACAATCGCTGAGCAGCTTGAGGAAGCGGTATCAACGCACGGCGCTGATACGATTTCCGTTGGCGACTTGCACCTTTTCAACCGCCATGCGCTCGAGACACCGCCGAATGCCCGCAGCGCTGGCGGTTTTCTGTCGATCCACAATTATTCGTCCGAACCAAACAGGCTGGTGTCGGCCAGTTCCCCGGTGTCTGAGCGGGTCGAACTGCACACCATGACGATGGAAGACGATATTATGCGCATGCGTGAACTCGAAGACGGCATTGAGCTGCCTGGAGAAACGCAGGTCGATCTTGAGCGCGGCGGTCTGCATATCATGTTCATCGGTCTTGAAGATCCATTTGTGGAAGGCGATGAAATCCCGGTCACGCTGACGTTCGCCAGCGGCGAAAGCCGGGAGATCATGCTGCCGGTTCGGGCGCGGACGATGGATCACGGCTCAATGGACCATGGGAATGGTCACGGACACGATCACGGGAACCATAACTGA
- a CDS encoding SCO family protein, which yields MRTVRLVVWALVGLALVAMGLIAWQAAQRAGDDQALYDEAVETIGGPFELVRSDTLETVTDADFADKPKAIFFGFTFCPDVCPTTLFELANHLEALGENADNIHALMVTIDPERDTAEFLQDYVGAFSDRIVGLTGSQEAIDEVVANFRVYARRVELDDGDYTMDHTASIFLMNTDNELVGTIAYQENPDTALQKLQRLAQSEG from the coding sequence ATGCGTACGGTCAGACTTGTTGTTTGGGCCCTTGTGGGGCTTGCGCTCGTGGCGATGGGCCTGATCGCTTGGCAAGCGGCTCAGCGAGCCGGAGATGACCAGGCACTCTATGACGAGGCCGTTGAAACAATCGGCGGACCGTTTGAGCTGGTGCGTTCCGATACGCTCGAAACGGTCACCGACGCAGACTTCGCCGACAAACCGAAGGCGATCTTTTTTGGCTTCACCTTTTGCCCGGATGTTTGCCCGACGACTTTGTTCGAACTGGCGAACCACCTCGAAGCGCTGGGTGAGAACGCCGACAACATCCACGCCTTGATGGTGACCATCGACCCAGAACGGGACACTGCGGAGTTCCTGCAAGACTATGTGGGCGCGTTCTCCGACCGCATTGTCGGGCTGACCGGAAGCCAGGAAGCTATCGATGAAGTTGTCGCCAACTTTCGTGTCTACGCACGCCGCGTCGAGCTCGATGATGGCGACTACACGATGGACCACACCGCATCGATTTTCCTGATGAACACCGACAATGAGTTGGTGGGCACGATCGCCTATCAGGAGAACCCCGATACCGCGCTGCAGAAACTGCAGCGCCTTGCGCAGAGCGAAGGCTAG
- a CDS encoding TlyA family RNA methyltransferase, with protein MAASGRTRLDQALVARGYFSSRARARDAVERGCVVVDGQVARKPGQLISSDDPVSVDDPASRYVARSALKLSAALDAFGVDPAGRHALDVGQSTGGFTQVLLERGAAHVTGVDVGHGQVHPSLQDHQQITILEGINARHADQMPVGPFDLAVIDVSFISLRLILPVVASRLKRGGPAVALFKPQFEVGRSSVGSGGIVTQPDAVDEALDGLERAVPQLGLRWHASIRSPLPGADGNVERLVHLVRL; from the coding sequence ATGGCCGCGTCGGGGCGCACGCGCCTCGACCAGGCGTTGGTTGCGCGGGGATACTTCAGTTCCCGCGCCCGCGCCCGCGATGCGGTGGAAAGGGGCTGCGTCGTCGTCGATGGACAGGTCGCGCGGAAACCCGGGCAGCTCATCTCGTCGGATGACCCTGTGTCGGTGGATGACCCGGCATCCCGATACGTCGCCCGCTCAGCGCTGAAGCTGTCGGCCGCTCTGGATGCGTTTGGAGTTGATCCCGCTGGCCGGCATGCGCTCGATGTCGGCCAGTCGACCGGAGGCTTTACCCAGGTCCTTCTCGAGCGCGGAGCGGCGCACGTCACCGGCGTCGATGTCGGCCATGGCCAAGTGCACCCCAGCTTGCAGGACCATCAGCAAATCACGATCCTTGAGGGGATCAATGCGCGCCACGCCGACCAGATGCCCGTGGGCCCATTCGATCTCGCCGTCATCGATGTAAGCTTCATTTCGCTACGGCTGATCCTACCCGTCGTGGCGAGCCGACTTAAGCGCGGCGGCCCGGCCGTCGCCCTGTTCAAACCCCAGTTTGAAGTCGGCCGCTCGTCAGTCGGCAGCGGCGGCATCGTGACTCAACCGGACGCCGTTGACGAAGCGCTCGATGGCCTCGAAAGAGCCGTGCCACAGCTCGGTTTGCGCTGGCATGCGTCAATCCGCTCCCCCCTTCCCGGCGCTGACGGCAATGTCGAGCGGCTCGTGCATCTTGTCCGCTTGTGA
- a CDS encoding class I SAM-dependent methyltransferase — protein MAEAQSLKPTPRPALGRVRGLSQLAQRARYVAQQGTRVGWYAGQAYRMRRVQQAAIEADPTLRPKVESPKGHVPGVPELLRGVAALSARDLANVEAGLYPAPRDNADWGQRIRDARAFFADLPEVARRRAEQNHQEVHESDVAGKRPRYYEQNFHFQTDGWMSERSAQLYDTQVEVLFSGATEAMRRQALVPIADFMRGQDQRSVRAVDLATGPGNMADALSHAYPRMPLTAVDLSEAYTRHALGRFKKARHHRGMVAKGETLPFADGSVDLLTCVFLFHELPPKIRKLVAAEIARVLRPGGLFAFVDSLQPGDTPAYDGLLELFPQLFHEPYYTSYATTDLTALFTDAGLEPAHDDTAFVSKVLAFRKPVGA, from the coding sequence ATGGCTGAAGCACAATCCCTGAAACCCACACCAAGGCCAGCGCTTGGACGCGTGAGGGGCCTTTCGCAGCTTGCACAACGCGCCCGGTATGTTGCGCAACAAGGCACCCGCGTTGGCTGGTACGCTGGCCAGGCCTACCGGATGCGGAGGGTTCAACAGGCCGCGATCGAGGCTGACCCGACGCTGAGACCAAAGGTCGAATCCCCGAAGGGTCACGTTCCCGGTGTGCCCGAATTGCTGCGCGGGGTCGCGGCGCTGTCAGCCCGCGATCTGGCGAACGTTGAGGCGGGCCTGTACCCCGCACCACGCGACAACGCAGACTGGGGCCAGCGCATTCGCGACGCGCGGGCCTTTTTTGCGGACCTGCCAGAGGTCGCGCGCCGCCGCGCCGAACAGAACCACCAGGAAGTCCACGAAAGCGATGTGGCCGGCAAACGCCCACGCTACTATGAGCAAAATTTTCACTTCCAGACCGATGGCTGGATGTCCGAGCGTTCGGCGCAGCTTTACGACACGCAAGTCGAGGTTCTGTTTTCAGGCGCAACGGAAGCCATGCGGCGGCAAGCTCTGGTTCCCATAGCCGACTTCATGCGCGGCCAGGACCAGCGGTCGGTGCGCGCGGTCGACCTCGCCACCGGCCCCGGCAACATGGCCGACGCGTTGAGTCACGCGTATCCGCGCATGCCATTAACAGCGGTTGACCTGTCGGAGGCCTACACGCGACACGCACTGGGGCGTTTCAAGAAGGCGCGCCACCATCGGGGCATGGTTGCGAAAGGGGAAACGCTGCCGTTCGCCGATGGATCGGTCGACCTGCTGACCTGCGTTTTCCTGTTCCACGAATTACCACCGAAGATCCGCAAGCTGGTTGCGGCGGAGATCGCCCGCGTTCTCAGGCCAGGCGGCCTGTTCGCGTTCGTCGACAGCCTTCAACCGGGCGATACGCCAGCCTATGACGGGCTGCTGGAGCTGTTCCCGCAGTTGTTCCATGAGCCCTACTACACAAGCTACGCGACCACGGATCTGACCGCGCTTTTTACAGACGCAGGTCTGGAACCCGCCCACGATGATACCGCATTCGTCTCCAAGGTCCTCGCCTTCCGCAAGCCCGTCGGGGCCTAA